The following proteins come from a genomic window of Gimesia chilikensis:
- the alaS gene encoding alanine--tRNA ligase, giving the protein MKTDELRESYLSFFEEKGCVRRPSDVLVPRDDPTVLFTPAGMNQFKDQFLGVGKLEFTKATTCQMCLRTGDIQNVGVTAYHHTFFEMLGNFSFGDYFKREAIHWAWEYLTSKKYLGLDPNLLSVTVYLDDDEAYNIWHDEIKLPANRISRENEHENFWPAGAPSDGPDGVCGPCSEIFYHPNGGKDNVEIWNLVFTQFNRVGDPPNNLKPLPKKNIDTGMGLERTASVLQGVRSNFEIDTLKQLCLAAGDVVGTGYGFDKPTGRPLRRISDHVRAITFSIHEGVNPGRDKESYVVRQLLRRALLEGYLLGKQEPFLYQLVPAVVDIMQTPYPEIAKTVEHVQHTIKEEEEQFLGVIEKGLTRFEGFLKKAEQEGKSEIAGEDAFDLHQTDGFLIELTEALAAKNNISVNRTEFNNLMQQHKEGSGSGAFLDSVMSEGPLTALHKTTSDTQFKGYETTVDEGTVVGIIAEDRLVESVVEKGHAHPVVVVLDQTPFYAEAGGQVGDTGYLEGEGLKFEVVNTQRNGGLILHIGHLLEGKLEQGQTLKATVIEPRRSGIQRAHSATHLLHHALHTVIGDSAMQRGSKVEQDTLRFDFSHSKALTPEEISQVEDIINQRISEGASVTTQLMKLQDARNLGAMALFGEKYPDNVRVVQMGDFSIELCGGTHLTNTGQVGLCKIVNEEPVAKGVRRIHALTGPKALEKTRNSEKLLQEIAGQLKAPRLDELPQKIAHLQDEIREMKKQLLKFSSKSLAGTADELLDEAPVVNDVKIVAYHAKDVSRDQLRELADHLRKKGKQVALILGTEIDGKVALMAAVNQELVKQGLKAGDCVKAAAKVVGGGGGGRPDMAEAGGKDPEQLDAALKTGADYYRSQLEG; this is encoded by the coding sequence ATGAAAACAGACGAACTTCGCGAGAGTTATCTTTCCTTCTTTGAAGAAAAAGGCTGTGTCAGAAGACCATCCGACGTTCTGGTCCCCCGGGATGACCCTACGGTTCTGTTTACTCCCGCCGGGATGAACCAGTTCAAAGATCAGTTTCTGGGCGTAGGCAAGCTGGAGTTCACGAAAGCCACCACCTGTCAGATGTGCCTCCGCACCGGCGATATTCAGAACGTCGGCGTCACCGCTTACCACCATACCTTCTTTGAAATGCTGGGGAATTTCTCCTTCGGCGATTACTTCAAACGCGAAGCCATTCACTGGGCCTGGGAATACCTGACCTCGAAGAAATACCTGGGCCTCGATCCCAACCTGCTCTCCGTCACCGTCTACCTGGATGACGATGAGGCCTACAACATCTGGCACGATGAAATCAAGCTTCCCGCCAACCGCATCAGCCGCGAAAACGAACACGAAAACTTCTGGCCCGCCGGTGCTCCTTCGGATGGCCCCGATGGAGTCTGCGGCCCCTGTAGCGAAATCTTCTACCACCCCAACGGCGGTAAAGACAACGTTGAAATCTGGAACCTGGTCTTCACCCAGTTCAACCGCGTTGGCGATCCGCCCAACAATCTCAAACCGCTGCCTAAGAAAAACATCGACACTGGCATGGGGCTGGAACGTACCGCCTCCGTTCTGCAGGGCGTACGCAGCAACTTCGAAATCGATACGCTGAAGCAACTCTGTCTGGCAGCCGGCGATGTTGTCGGCACCGGCTATGGATTCGACAAACCAACGGGCCGTCCGCTCCGCCGTATCTCCGATCACGTTCGCGCCATCACCTTCAGTATCCACGAAGGAGTTAACCCCGGTCGCGATAAGGAAAGCTACGTCGTTCGGCAGCTCCTCCGTCGCGCCCTGCTCGAAGGCTATCTGCTCGGCAAACAGGAACCGTTCCTGTATCAACTGGTGCCGGCTGTCGTCGACATCATGCAGACTCCCTACCCGGAAATCGCCAAGACTGTCGAACACGTACAGCACACCATCAAGGAAGAGGAAGAACAGTTCCTGGGCGTCATCGAAAAAGGTCTCACTCGCTTCGAAGGCTTCCTGAAAAAAGCCGAACAGGAAGGCAAATCGGAAATCGCCGGTGAAGACGCTTTCGACCTGCACCAGACAGACGGCTTCCTGATCGAACTCACCGAAGCTCTCGCTGCTAAAAACAATATCAGCGTGAATCGCACGGAATTCAACAACCTGATGCAGCAGCACAAGGAAGGCAGCGGCAGTGGGGCATTCCTCGATTCGGTTATGTCAGAAGGTCCGCTGACAGCTCTGCACAAAACCACCAGCGACACGCAATTCAAAGGCTATGAAACCACCGTTGATGAAGGCACTGTCGTCGGCATTATCGCTGAAGATCGCCTGGTGGAATCCGTCGTGGAAAAGGGCCATGCCCATCCCGTCGTAGTCGTACTCGATCAGACCCCCTTCTACGCCGAAGCCGGTGGTCAGGTGGGAGACACGGGTTACCTCGAAGGAGAAGGCCTGAAATTTGAAGTCGTGAATACCCAGCGTAACGGCGGATTGATTCTGCACATCGGCCATCTGCTGGAAGGCAAACTGGAACAGGGACAAACCCTCAAAGCAACAGTAATCGAACCGCGCCGGTCCGGCATCCAGCGTGCTCACTCCGCCACTCACCTGCTCCATCACGCCCTGCACACCGTCATCGGCGACAGCGCCATGCAGCGGGGGTCGAAAGTCGAACAGGACACACTTCGCTTTGACTTCTCACACAGCAAGGCACTCACACCCGAAGAAATCAGCCAGGTCGAAGACATCATCAACCAGCGGATTTCCGAAGGCGCCTCTGTCACCACCCAGTTGATGAAACTGCAGGATGCCCGCAACCTGGGAGCCATGGCTCTCTTCGGTGAGAAATATCCTGACAATGTCCGCGTGGTCCAGATGGGTGACTTCAGTATTGAACTCTGCGGGGGAACCCACCTCACCAACACGGGACAGGTCGGGCTCTGCAAGATCGTCAATGAAGAACCGGTTGCCAAAGGCGTTCGTCGTATCCACGCTTTAACCGGCCCGAAAGCCCTGGAAAAGACGCGCAACAGCGAAAAGCTGCTGCAGGAAATCGCCGGTCAGCTCAAAGCGCCGCGACTCGATGAACTTCCCCAGAAGATCGCCCATCTGCAGGACGAAATCCGGGAAATGAAAAAACAGCTGCTTAAGTTCTCCAGTAAATCCCTGGCGGGAACCGCCGATGAACTGCTGGATGAAGCCCCTGTCGTGAATGATGTCAAAATCGTGGCCTACCATGCGAAAGATGTCTCACGCGATCAGTTGCGAGAACTGGCAGATCACCTGCGGAAGAAAGGCAAACAGGTCGCACTTATTCTGGGTACCGAGATTGACGGCAAAGTCGCTTTGATGGCCGCCGTTAACCAGGAACTGGTAAAACAGGGACTCAAAGCCGGTGACTGCGTGAAAGCGGCTGCCAAAGTGGTCGGCGGAGGCGGCGGTGGTCGTCCCGATATGGCCGAAGCCGGCGGTAAGGATCCGGAACAGCTCGACGCCGCTCTGAAAACCGGCGCAGACTACTACCGCAGTCAGCTCGAAGGTTAA
- a CDS encoding DUF1573 domain-containing protein: MNFRTVTTVVVLFIALAGTVWLGRTNSELKTVAPVKPATEPDEKRPKIAPNGPYPKAVVPQPIYFFGSMAVGQSMSHKFVIKNEGEVPLEVQKGATTCKCTLSEMQDNLVPPGKYIEVELTWTPKAAQERFGQTATIYTNDPEKKEIKLQIEGAANSLISFTGDYQGSANWALPVMSSTEPVKYTGKIHTKYLDEFKILEIEADHPGLTSTFRPLTKQELKEVDAKTGYAVEVTADPDKFPLGGFNERMLLKTDIPNEPHDHPEGEGHDHKHDADPGTRDFIIQVSGNHTGPIRIVPTFGVRWDPASMHLNLGEFSAEKGKTAVLSMFVEGLDEPLKILDQQIEPGSLKFEIEKDESFDSKNKQRYLLKFIIPEGQPPVSFGRGNLAKVKLSTNHPRAKNIEFKVQFISL; encoded by the coding sequence ATGAATTTTCGAACTGTTACAACTGTGGTTGTTCTGTTTATCGCTCTCGCGGGAACCGTCTGGCTGGGCCGGACCAATAGTGAACTCAAGACAGTTGCCCCCGTCAAACCTGCCACCGAGCCGGATGAGAAGCGTCCTAAAATCGCACCTAACGGACCGTATCCCAAAGCAGTCGTACCACAGCCGATCTACTTCTTCGGCAGTATGGCAGTCGGGCAGTCCATGTCCCACAAATTTGTTATCAAAAATGAAGGCGAAGTTCCACTCGAAGTCCAGAAAGGGGCCACCACCTGTAAATGTACTCTGAGTGAGATGCAGGACAATCTGGTCCCGCCCGGTAAATACATTGAAGTCGAACTCACCTGGACCCCCAAAGCAGCTCAGGAACGCTTCGGTCAGACCGCGACGATTTACACCAATGATCCAGAGAAAAAAGAAATCAAACTCCAGATCGAAGGAGCCGCAAACAGCCTGATCTCCTTTACCGGCGATTATCAGGGCTCTGCCAACTGGGCCTTACCCGTCATGAGCAGCACGGAACCGGTTAAATACACCGGAAAGATTCATACGAAATATCTGGATGAATTCAAAATTCTGGAAATCGAAGCCGATCATCCCGGCCTCACTTCCACCTTCCGACCGCTCACCAAACAGGAACTCAAAGAAGTGGATGCCAAGACCGGCTACGCGGTCGAAGTCACCGCAGATCCAGATAAATTCCCCCTGGGTGGTTTCAACGAACGCATGCTGCTCAAAACCGACATCCCGAACGAGCCACACGACCACCCGGAGGGCGAAGGACATGATCATAAACATGACGCTGATCCGGGAACGAGAGATTTCATCATCCAGGTTTCGGGAAATCACACCGGCCCCATCCGCATCGTCCCCACCTTCGGCGTCCGCTGGGATCCGGCCAGTATGCACCTGAATCTGGGTGAGTTTTCAGCAGAAAAAGGCAAAACAGCGGTCCTCTCCATGTTTGTGGAAGGGCTTGACGAACCGCTGAAAATCCTCGACCAGCAGATCGAGCCCGGCTCCCTGAAATTTGAAATTGAAAAAGACGAATCCTTTGATTCCAAAAACAAACAGCGCTACTTACTGAAATTTATCATTCCTGAAGGGCAACCTCCTGTCTCATTCGGCCGTGGGAATCTGGCAAAGGTGAAATTAAGTACCAACCACCCCCGCGCCAAAAACATCGAGTTCAAGGTTCAGTTCATTTCACTGTAA
- the recA gene encoding recombinase RecA has translation MAAKARSKRATTPPAPSNNGTKDSEGMLKNALGQIEQAFGKGSIMKLTGENARAVPSIASGALSLDLALGGHGFPRGRIIELYGPESSGKTTLALHVIANAQKEGGIAAFIDAEHALDPVWAKKLGVNISELLVSQPTYGEEGLQIAEMLIKSNSVDVIVVDSVAALVPKAELDGEIGDSHVGLQARMMSQAMRKLTGAISKSKTTVIFINQIREKIGVMFGSPETTPGGRALKFYSSVRVDVRRIATLKDGDTVTGIRMKAKIVKNKIAPPFRIAEFDMLSTGGINFELDLLDLAVENKIVKKSGSWFSYGETRLGQGRDRSKAVLEENPELCLEIKQKVLEAQGLVASTEEELEPETEPEAVEA, from the coding sequence ATGGCCGCTAAAGCAAGATCAAAACGGGCTACTACCCCTCCCGCTCCCAGCAACAACGGAACCAAAGATTCCGAAGGGATGCTCAAAAACGCCTTGGGACAAATCGAACAGGCGTTCGGTAAAGGCTCCATCATGAAACTCACCGGGGAAAACGCCCGCGCAGTCCCCTCGATCGCCAGTGGTGCCCTGTCCCTTGACCTGGCCCTCGGAGGCCATGGATTTCCCCGTGGTCGTATTATCGAACTCTACGGACCGGAATCCAGCGGTAAAACTACCCTGGCCCTGCACGTCATCGCTAACGCCCAGAAAGAGGGCGGCATCGCCGCGTTTATCGACGCCGAGCATGCTCTCGATCCCGTCTGGGCCAAAAAACTGGGCGTCAACATCTCCGAACTGCTGGTCAGTCAGCCGACCTACGGCGAAGAAGGCCTGCAGATTGCTGAAATGCTGATCAAATCCAATTCGGTCGATGTCATCGTTGTCGACTCGGTCGCCGCCCTGGTCCCCAAAGCGGAACTGGATGGCGAAATCGGTGACTCACACGTCGGCCTGCAGGCACGTATGATGAGCCAGGCCATGCGAAAACTGACTGGTGCCATTTCCAAATCCAAAACGACTGTGATCTTCATTAACCAGATCCGTGAAAAGATCGGCGTCATGTTCGGCAGCCCCGAAACGACTCCCGGCGGTCGCGCACTCAAGTTCTACAGTTCGGTCCGCGTTGACGTCCGTCGTATCGCGACGCTCAAAGACGGTGACACCGTGACAGGCATTCGCATGAAAGCCAAGATCGTCAAGAACAAAATTGCACCTCCCTTCCGTATTGCTGAGTTTGACATGCTCTCCACCGGAGGCATCAATTTCGAACTCGACCTGCTGGACCTTGCCGTGGAAAACAAAATCGTCAAGAAGAGCGGCAGCTGGTTCAGCTATGGTGAAACGCGACTGGGCCAGGGACGGGACCGTTCCAAGGCAGTGCTCGAGGAAAACCCCGAACTCTGCCTGGAGATTAAACAGAAGGTCCTGGAAGCCCAGGGACTGGTTGCCTCCACTGAAGAAGAACTGGAACCGGAAACAGAACCAGAAGCTGTCGAGGCCTGA
- a CDS encoding trypsin-like peptidase domain-containing protein: protein MSAALKNLIRFHHTLICLITISVCWFSLPSRHLHAQSPDARAVAFAVQQQLVKAIEKAEHSVVAISKIKTRKQQFQSRIPAPFGLDPNQDLNLSHDPQDLNFIPTEFGSGVIIPDPTNQQRVLVLTNFHLTQGGPITGQKKVPEYRLYVHTEDRRGFYATLLAADPRSDLAVLVPAGRVATDASRPLKPVQYGNTESVRKGQFVIALGNPYAIARDGSPSASWGIVSNFHRYPVPIFKNFLNQELSKKETIHHFGTLLQVDTHLDLGTSGGALLDLDGNLIGVTTSLAALEGYEKSAGYAIPIDPDTRRIIDSLANGLEPEYGFLGITPGTLDRSEANRNLAGAVNLTESSYVQTSGVKQHSPAQQAGLRTGDLILSINGKPLRNELDLMREVGKAGAGTEAKLQILRGKNPRELTLTVKLGKWPVADDEGIVQTRYRHPLWRGLRVDYPTARAKYTFSPFTYPPAVVVTHVAPDSPAQQAGLTEGTFIRLVNDQPVQTPDAFYQEAQRASTSPVTLQLLDDRKVVLPNSKQ, encoded by the coding sequence ATGTCTGCAGCTCTGAAAAATCTGATTCGCTTTCATCACACGCTGATTTGCCTCATTACCATCAGTGTCTGCTGGTTCTCTTTGCCGTCGCGACATCTGCACGCTCAATCGCCCGATGCCCGCGCTGTCGCCTTTGCTGTCCAGCAGCAGCTGGTCAAGGCAATTGAGAAAGCAGAACACTCCGTCGTCGCGATCTCCAAAATCAAAACCCGCAAACAGCAGTTCCAGTCGCGCATCCCCGCTCCGTTCGGACTCGATCCCAATCAGGATCTGAATCTGAGCCATGACCCGCAGGATCTGAATTTTATTCCCACCGAATTCGGTTCAGGTGTGATCATTCCGGATCCCACCAATCAGCAAAGGGTATTGGTGCTGACGAATTTCCACCTCACTCAGGGAGGGCCGATCACGGGGCAGAAAAAAGTTCCCGAGTACCGCCTGTACGTCCACACTGAGGACCGCCGCGGATTCTATGCCACGCTCCTCGCTGCCGATCCGAGAAGTGATCTCGCGGTTCTGGTTCCCGCAGGACGAGTTGCGACAGATGCTTCCCGCCCTCTCAAACCGGTCCAGTATGGAAACACGGAATCAGTCCGTAAGGGACAGTTTGTGATCGCACTGGGGAACCCTTACGCCATTGCCCGTGATGGTTCACCGAGTGCCAGCTGGGGCATTGTAAGTAACTTCCACCGCTACCCCGTCCCCATATTTAAAAACTTCCTGAATCAGGAGCTGTCCAAGAAAGAAACCATCCACCACTTCGGAACCCTGTTACAGGTGGACACACACCTCGACCTGGGAACCAGTGGCGGGGCTCTTCTCGATCTGGATGGTAATCTGATCGGAGTCACAACGTCCCTGGCCGCTCTGGAAGGTTATGAAAAATCGGCAGGCTACGCGATTCCCATCGACCCGGATACGCGGCGGATCATCGACAGCCTGGCAAACGGGCTCGAACCGGAATACGGTTTTCTGGGGATCACCCCCGGCACCCTTGATCGCAGTGAAGCGAACCGAAATCTCGCCGGTGCTGTCAATCTTACAGAGTCGAGCTACGTTCAGACAAGCGGCGTCAAACAGCATTCACCGGCCCAACAGGCAGGATTGCGCACCGGCGATCTGATCCTTTCAATCAACGGTAAGCCGCTACGTAACGAACTTGACCTGATGCGTGAAGTAGGGAAAGCAGGCGCGGGGACCGAGGCAAAGCTGCAAATCTTGAGAGGAAAAAATCCGCGTGAGTTGACTCTGACAGTGAAACTGGGAAAATGGCCCGTGGCGGATGATGAAGGGATTGTACAAACCCGCTATCGGCATCCCCTCTGGCGCGGTTTAAGAGTCGATTATCCCACTGCCCGTGCAAAATATACGTTTAGTCCGTTCACTTACCCGCCCGCTGTGGTTGTGACACATGTCGCTCCCGACAGTCCCGCACAACAGGCCGGGCTGACAGAAGGAACGTTCATCCGCCTGGTCAATGATCAGCCGGTACAAACCCCTGACGCGTTCTATCAGGAAGCACAACGGGCCAGCACTTCACCGGTAACATTACAACTTCTGGATGACCGCAAGGTCGTTCTTCCAAACAGTAAGCAATAA
- the cyaB gene encoding class IV adenylate cyclase, translated as MLEIEQKFRIPDQSQLLAQLEQIGAEQGATLDQEDYYFAHPSRNFVETDEALRIRRIGTENHITYKGPKRATVSKIRKEIELAFETGPEALAQLKEMLELLGFQPVRNVKKQRTPYSFHHEQRHFEITIDEVEGLGTFAEVETLAEEAELEQAEAAVIQLAEQLGLSSPIRTSYLGMLMQQAEDS; from the coding sequence ATGCTGGAAATCGAACAGAAATTTCGAATCCCCGATCAATCGCAGCTGCTTGCGCAACTCGAACAGATTGGCGCTGAGCAGGGTGCGACGCTGGATCAGGAAGATTACTACTTCGCTCATCCCAGTCGGAACTTTGTCGAAACCGATGAAGCTCTCCGCATCCGCCGGATTGGCACAGAGAATCACATTACCTACAAAGGCCCGAAGCGTGCCACGGTCAGCAAGATCCGCAAAGAGATCGAACTGGCGTTCGAAACGGGTCCCGAGGCTCTGGCCCAGTTGAAAGAGATGCTCGAACTCCTCGGCTTCCAGCCCGTGCGAAACGTAAAAAAACAGCGGACCCCCTACTCTTTTCATCATGAGCAGCGGCACTTCGAGATCACCATTGACGAAGTCGAAGGGCTCGGCACCTTTGCCGAGGTAGAAACTCTGGCAGAAGAAGCGGAACTGGAACAGGCCGAAGCTGCAGTCATCCAGCTGGCAGAACAACTGGGGCTCTCATCCCCCATCCGCACCTCATACCTGGGAATGTTGATGCAACAGGCTGAGGACTCCTGA
- a CDS encoding multiheme c-type cytochrome, producing the protein MSYLPQSSFTCLLALLLTLLLGCEGQSTPPATTETATDTTPQSTAQTEPEPSAEKTPAETTSPKQPTVKSEEKQTPVAAGHTPAKSDKTPPKSSDTPPPKPIFEGWPTPKLAIVLTGERHGYLEPCGCTQNQTGGVSLLANLFKQIEDRKWPVTAFDLGGLVKRNRRQSQIKYETILAAMKDMKYGGVALGPEELRFGADIFLQLHNPDPPQPDTTPTFLAANLLVLETPELGKTKFKVVETNGVKIAVTSILGKSRKGQFPDITWQEPAKVLPEVIKEMQATKPDLMLLLSQSSKDESKELAKQFPDFDILLTAGGVEDPLGDPEYIGKTMMVDVGHKGKSAGVVGYYPDADAKGDPRKRFRFTVISLDRQRFKETPKMAEHMQFYQDRLKQEDLAAKELPIDHPRGATFVGAEKCGECHTKAYEKWLTTAHAHAYESLINGRKDQIERGDKIISRIYDPECLSCHVTGWHPQEVIRYKSGFVNKQQSPHLLGQQCENCHGPGSGHIELIDMDKVEEAKKVMRVTLAEAKKTTCYQCHDLDNSPKFEFDSYWEKIKHPWRD; encoded by the coding sequence ATGTCTTACCTGCCACAATCCTCTTTCACCTGCCTGCTGGCACTCTTACTGACTCTACTGCTGGGATGCGAAGGGCAATCAACACCGCCCGCCACCACGGAAACAGCCACCGACACGACTCCGCAGAGCACTGCTCAGACAGAACCAGAACCGTCAGCAGAGAAAACCCCGGCGGAAACAACCAGTCCCAAGCAGCCAACCGTTAAATCTGAGGAAAAACAGACTCCAGTCGCTGCGGGTCACACGCCCGCCAAATCGGATAAAACACCCCCGAAATCATCTGATACACCTCCGCCCAAACCAATATTCGAAGGCTGGCCCACTCCTAAACTGGCTATCGTCCTGACCGGCGAACGCCATGGATACCTTGAACCCTGTGGTTGCACACAAAACCAGACAGGCGGCGTCTCGCTCCTCGCTAATCTCTTCAAGCAGATTGAAGACCGTAAGTGGCCCGTCACTGCCTTTGATCTGGGCGGTCTGGTCAAACGCAACCGTCGACAGAGTCAGATCAAATACGAAACCATTCTGGCTGCCATGAAAGACATGAAGTATGGCGGAGTGGCCCTCGGACCGGAAGAACTTCGTTTTGGAGCCGACATCTTTCTGCAGTTGCACAATCCGGATCCCCCACAGCCTGATACCACACCAACCTTCCTCGCGGCAAATCTCCTGGTCCTGGAGACACCCGAACTGGGCAAAACCAAATTCAAAGTTGTTGAGACGAATGGCGTGAAGATCGCCGTCACATCCATTCTGGGGAAAAGTCGCAAAGGACAGTTTCCGGACATTACCTGGCAGGAACCCGCCAAAGTTTTGCCCGAAGTCATCAAAGAAATGCAGGCCACCAAACCAGACCTGATGTTACTGCTGTCGCAATCCAGCAAGGATGAATCCAAGGAACTCGCAAAACAGTTCCCCGACTTCGACATTCTGCTCACCGCCGGCGGAGTCGAAGACCCACTGGGAGATCCCGAGTATATTGGCAAAACGATGATGGTCGATGTGGGACACAAAGGGAAAAGTGCTGGCGTGGTCGGTTACTATCCCGATGCCGATGCCAAAGGCGATCCCAGGAAACGTTTCCGCTTCACGGTCATCTCTCTCGACCGACAGCGGTTTAAAGAAACACCGAAAATGGCCGAACACATGCAGTTCTATCAGGATCGCCTCAAGCAGGAAGATCTTGCCGCCAAAGAACTGCCGATTGACCACCCCCGCGGTGCGACCTTCGTCGGAGCGGAAAAGTGTGGTGAATGTCACACCAAAGCCTATGAAAAATGGTTAACGACCGCCCACGCCCATGCCTACGAGAGCCTGATCAACGGCCGAAAAGACCAGATCGAACGGGGAGATAAAATCATCTCCCGCATCTATGATCCCGAGTGTCTCTCCTGCCACGTCACCGGCTGGCATCCACAGGAAGTCATCCGCTACAAAAGCGGCTTCGTCAACAAACAACAGTCACCGCATCTGCTCGGACAGCAATGTGAAAACTGTCATGGCCCGGGAAGCGGACACATTGAACTCATCGATATGGACAAAGTCGAAGAGGCCAAAAAGGTCATGCGGGTTACGCTTGCCGAAGCAAAGAAAACGACCTGTTATCAGTGTCACGATCTGGATAACAGCCCCAAGTTTGAATTCGATTCTTACTGGGAAAAGATCAAACACCCCTGGCGGGATTAA